The Enterobacter asburiae genomic sequence CGGTGATCAAAGAGATTGGCCAGGTGATCCGCACCCTGGCGGACCGGGGGGATATGGCGATCCTACTGGTTGAGCAATTTTACGACTTTGCCGCCGAGCTGGCCGACAGCTACCTGCTAATGTCGCGCGGCACCATAATCCAGCGTGGGCGGGGTGAAAACATGGAGCAGGAGGGCGTTCGCGGATTGGTTGCGATATAAAATGTTATATTATAACATCCTCATTCTTACAAAACGGAATGAGGGTGTTATGTTGGCTGCACATATTGGGAAATTTGCCATGACTCTGGGGGCGCTGCTGGTCAGCGGCCAGCTGTTTGCTCACTCGCACGGCCATCAGATGACCGAAGCGGAACAGAAAGCGGCGAGCGGCGTGTTTGAGGATAAGGACGTGAAGGACAGATCGCTTTCTGACTGGGACGGGACCTGGCAGTCGGTCTATCCGTTCCTGCTGGACGGCTCGCTGGATCCGGTGTTTAAAAAGAAAGCGCAGAAAGACAAAAGCAAAACCTTTGACGAGGTGAAAGCGTACTACCGCAAGGGTTATGCGACGGACGTGGATGCTATCGGCATCGAAAATAACGTGATGGAATTTCATAAGGGCAAAGCGGTCAGACGCTGTCAGTATGATTACAGCGGCTACAAAATACTGACCTACGCATCGGGCAAAAAAGGCGTTCGCTATCTGTTTGAGTGTAAGGATGCCGGCAGCAAGGCACCGAAGTTTGTTCAGTTCAGCGACCACACCATCGCACCGAAAGCCTCTTCGCATTTTCACATTTTCATGGGCAACACCTCCCACGAGGCGCTGCTGAAAGAGATGGATAACTGGCCGACCTATTATCCCAATGAGATGTACAAAGAGCAGGTGGTGGAGGAAATGTTGCACCACTGATGCTTTATTGCCGGGTGGCGGCTACGCCTTACCCGGCCTGGAAGCGCTACGCCACGTTGGGCGTTTCGCACCACGCCTTCACGCTCATCCCGCGCAAAATCATCAGCCACGCAATGACGATGGCGACCATCATGATGACAAATAGCGACCAGTGCGGCAGGTTGGTCAGAATGATGCCGGTGATCATCGGGTTTGCCGCCGCGCCGAGCCAGCCCAGCGCCTGAGCCGAGAAATAGCTCGCCTTCATCCCCGGTGGGGCAATGTTGTCGATCAGCATGTATTCGCCCGGCGCATAGATAATCTCACCCAGGGTAAAAATGGCGGCAGCGATGCCCCAGTAGACCAGGTTTTCTCCAGAAATCATAAAGCCACCCAGCCCCACGATAAAAAACAGGGTGGCGAGGGTCATCAGCGGGCGAATATTGCTGGCAGAGATCTTACGACCCAGCGCATATTGCAGCGTTACCACGACGGCGGCGTTGACGGGTAATACCACGGCGACCACCTTTTCGGCGAAATCACTGTCCGCATGCGCGGCCAGAACGTATTGCGAAATGCAGGTCGCGAACGATCCGCCGACGTATGACGCGAGCAGGCCAGAGAGCGTATACCAGAACAGCGCGCGGTCTTTCAGCAGCACCGACGGCTGCCAGGGCATCTTCTCCTCGGCGGTATCCAGC encodes the following:
- the zinT gene encoding metal-binding protein ZinT produces the protein MAAHIGKFAMTLGALLVSGQLFAHSHGHQMTEAEQKAASGVFEDKDVKDRSLSDWDGTWQSVYPFLLDGSLDPVFKKKAQKDKSKTFDEVKAYYRKGYATDVDAIGIENNVMEFHKGKAVRRCQYDYSGYKILTYASGKKGVRYLFECKDAGSKAPKFVQFSDHTIAPKASSHFHIFMGNTSHEALLKEMDNWPTYYPNEMYKEQVVEEMLHH
- the ydeE gene encoding efflux MFS transporter YdeE: MKPSLRRSTAALLASSLLLTIGRGATLPFMTIYLTRVYSMSVENIGYALTIALTIGVVFSLGFGILADKFDKKRYMLIAIVAFIAGFVAIPLVDNVTLVVLFFALINCAYSVFSTVLKAWFSDVLTASQKARVFSLNYSFLNIGWTIGPPIGTLLVMYSLQLPFWLAAFCAALPLGFIHFFVQKSVALDTAEEKMPWQPSVLLKDRALFWYTLSGLLASYVGGSFATCISQYVLAAHADSDFAEKVVAVVLPVNAAVVVTLQYALGRKISASNIRPLMTLATLFFIVGLGGFMISGENLVYWGIAAAIFTLGEIIYAPGEYMLIDNIAPPGMKASYFSAQALGWLGAAANPMITGIILTNLPHWSLFVIMMVAIVIAWLMILRGMSVKAWCETPNVA